The following proteins come from a genomic window of Dreissena polymorpha isolate Duluth1 chromosome 1, UMN_Dpol_1.0, whole genome shotgun sequence:
- the LOC127840984 gene encoding uncharacterized protein LOC127840984 → MLSPAEQTSMLEAQHKVVCQFAPKFVCFSYAAMKQRLHLAALHSVSNAHRKHAEKKNGEKRYRISYPKYKAGQHVVKPVKEACNYDYVTELMVELLQLKQQFKSTRIAKQASSSILFSPPPLASSAKKILKNEAVQLHRSRFN, encoded by the exons ATGCTGTCACCAGCTGAACAGACCTCGATGCTGGAGGCTCAACACAAGGTGGTCTGCCAATTTGCGCCAAAATTTGTCTGCTTTTCATACGCAGCAATGAAACAGAG ATTGCATCTGGCAGCCCTGCATTCCGTTTCTAATGCGCACAGGAAACATGCAGAGAAGAAGAACGGCGAAAAGCGCTACAGGATTTCGTATCCAAAGTACAAGGCGGGACAACATGTCGTGAAACCTGTCAAAGAGGCCTGCAATTATG ATTATGTCACAGAGCTCATGGTTGAATTGCTGCAATTAAAACAACAGTTCAAGAGCACCCGGATTGCTAAGCAGGCATCTTCTTCCATTCTGTTCTCTCCACCACCATTAGCATCATCTGCGAAGAAAATTTTAAAGAATGAAGCAGTGCAGTTGCACCGCTCTAGGTTTAATTAA